One stretch of Malus domestica chromosome 14, GDT2T_hap1 DNA includes these proteins:
- the LOC103455512 gene encoding glycosyltransferase BC10-like, which yields MGSELRKSQPISKLLVSYLQFSHAFHLVFFVIGLSIGVMVSSYYKTFFPFTLQTTSSSSLLLPPASISQFLPQPPSPPLLPLQESGTDNVASDTEALLVHKMVDDGELFWRASFVPRIGKFPYNRVPRIAFMFLTKGPIPLAPLWEMFFNGHEGLYNIYVHPHPSYVESWPQNSVFYGRRIPSKAVEWGSPTMIDGERRLLASALLDFTNERFVLLSESCIPLFNFTTIYSYLINASESNIGSYDDPRKVGRGRYNPRMWPEINISDWRKGSQWFEVSRKLAVEIISDNKYYPIFKEHCSPPCYMDEHYIPTLVNIIGPEENSNRSVTWVDWSKSGPHPGRFGRNDVSEVILNQIRFGSNCSCSGNSSANSTTTCSMCFLFARKFMGDTLRPLLQIAPMLLGS from the exons ATGGGAAGCGAACTCCGAAAATCTCAGCCAATTTCGAAGCTTTTGGTATCGTATTTGCAGTTTAGCCATGCCTTTCATCTAGTGTTTTTTGTCATTGGTTTGTCCATTGGAGTCATGGTCAGTTCATACTACAAGACCTTCTTCCCATTCACCTTACAAACCACTTCCTCCTCGTCACTGCTACTGCCGCCTGCCTCAATATCACAGTTTCTGCCACAACCACCCTCACCGCCGCTTCTCCCTTTACAGGAATCAGGTACTGATAACGTTGCATCGGATACTGAGGCACTTTTGGTGCACAAGATGGTTGATGACGGTGAGTTGTTCTGGAGAGCATCTTTTGTTCCAAGAATTGGAAAGTTTCCATATAACCGTGTGCCTAGAATTGCCTTCATGTTTTTGACAAAGGGGCCCATACCTTTGGCCCCATTGTGGGAAATGTTCTTCAATGGCCATGAAGGACTTTACAACATATATGTCCACCCTCATCCTTCATATGTTGAGTCATGGCCTCAAAATTCTGTTTTCTATGGAAGGAGAATTCCAAGCAAG GCGGTTGAGTGGGGAAGTCCTACAATGATCGATGGTGAGAGACGCCTGCTAGCAAGTGCCCTCCTTGACTTCACTAACGAGAGATTTGTGCTACTATCCGAGTCTTGCATCCCATTGTTCAACTTCACCACAATATACAGCTACCTCATAAATGCCAGTGAGAGCAATATAGGTTCATACGATGACCCGAGGAAGGTGGGTCGGGGCAGATACAATCCGAGAATGTGGCCTGAAATCAACATATCGGATTGGCGCAAAGGCTCCCAATGGTTCGAGGTCAGCCGGAAGCTGGCAGTTGAGATCATATCAGACAACAAGTACTACCCCATATTCAAAGAGCATTGCAGCCCTCCTTGCTACATGGATGAGCATTACATCCCAACCCTAGTGAACATCATTGGCCCTGAAGAAAACTCGAATCGGAGCGTTACTTGGGTCGATTGGTCCAAAAGTGGTCCTCACCCCGGAAGATTTGGGAGGAATGATGTTTCAGAAGTAATTTTGAATCAGATAAGATTTGGTTCTAATTGCAGTTGTAGTGGTAATAGTAGTGCAAATAGTACTACTACTTGTTCTATGTGTTTTTTGTTCGCTAGGAAGTTCATGGGAGACACTTTGCGGCCTCTCTTGCAAATTGCACCCATGTTGCTAGGTTCCTAG
- the LOC103455513 gene encoding glycosyltransferase BC10-like has product MMNKHQQHHPPPSFPKHFLNAQIHLHKIVSSFLIFAFGLALGASLSIYLKDFPFQLYSTQNKYSHLSTNNLTFSSPPPPQSLNIPTNNRTSSSPPRPPQSLNIPTNQTRAKTSAASPVPPIGLKEYTKSPNILHEMDDDELLWRASLVPLRRGLPFKRTPKVAFMFLTRGSLAMAPLWEMFFKGHEGLYSIYVHANPDFNDTIPENSVFYGRRVPSKNVTWGQPNMVQAERRLLANALLDFSNQRFVLLSESCIPLFNFNIVYNYLMDSNQTFVEAYDLPGPVGRDRYRHKMRPHIILDQWRKGSQWFEVDREIATAMVSDEKYFPLFTRYCKPPCYSDEHYLPTYVSIKFWKKNSNRTLTWVDWSRGGPHPSKFMRTDVTIDFLKKLRHGSNCEYNGKPTNICFLFARKFLPHSLDRLLRFAPKIMRFN; this is encoded by the exons atgatgaataaGCATCAGCAACACCACCCACCACCTTCATTTCCAAAGCACTTCCTCAATGCCCAAATCCACCTCCATAAAATCGTCTCAAGTTTTCTAATCTTTGCTTTCGGTTTAGCACTAGGCGCTTCCCTCAGCATCTACCTCAAAGATTTCCCCTTCCAACTTTATTCAACACAAAACAAATACTCTCATTTGTCAACAAATAATCTAACATTTTCTTCTCCACCACCTCCACAATCTCTCAATATCCCAACAAATAATCGAACATCTTCTTCTCCACCACGACCACCACAATCTCTCAATATCCCGACAAATCAAACAAGAGCCAAAACCTCCGCCGCCAGCCCTGTACCACCAATAGGGTTGAAAGAATACACTAAGTCGCCGAATATTTTGCATGAAATGGACGACGATGAGCTGTTGTGGAGAGCTTCTCTGGTGCCGCTACGGCGGGGTTTGCCATTTAAACGGACTCCAAAAGTTGCATTCATGTTTCTGACGAGAGGGAGCCTGGCAATGGCTCCTCTCTGGGAAATGTTCTTCAAAGGACATGAAGGGCTGTACTCCATTTATGTCCATGCCAATCCGGATTTCAATGACACCATACCTGAAAACTCGGTTTTTTATGGCAGGAGGGTTCCGAGTAAG AATGTGACATGGGGTCAACCTAACATGGTGCAAGCTGAGCGTCGCCTATTAGCCAATGCTTTGCTTGACTTCTCCAACCAACGTTTTGTGCTCCTCTCAGAGTCATGCATACCACTCTTTAACTTCAACATAGTCTACAATTATCTCATGGACTCAAACCAAACGTTCGTGGAGGCCTACGACCTTCCCGGCCCTGTCGGCCGAGACCGGTACAGGCACAAAATGAGGCCTCATATCATACTCGATCAGTGGCGAAAAGGCTCACAGTGGTTCGAAGTGGACCGTGAGATCGCGACCGCAATGGTTTCGGATGAAAAGTACTTCCCGTTATTCACAAGGTATTGCAAACCCCCATGCTACTCCGATGAGCACTACTTGCCCACATATGTAAGCATCAAGTTTTGGAAGAAGAATTCTAACAGGACGTTGACCTGGGTTGACTGGTCGAGGGGTGGGCCCCATCCGTCTAAGTTTATGAGAACAGATGTAACGATCGACTTCTTGAAGAAGCTGAGACATGGAAGCAACTGTGAGTACAATGGGAAGCCAACCAATATTTGCTTTTTGTTTGCAAGGAAGTTCTTGCCACACTCTTTAGATAGGCTGTTGAGGTTTGCTCCAAAGATCATGAGATTCAATTGA
- the LOC139191064 gene encoding uncharacterized protein produces the protein MVESIVLDHAFWSQTEHVCQVFEPLYKVLRIVDTEVYPTMGAVYELMRVVKDELERKHGARWVVKIIEDRWYKTLYHDLHAAAYYLNPRYQYRPGVGDDGNLIRAVHNVYNKLDPASPAVGQFGNELTWFKDARRTFGEPTSVAARTNMSPTEWWIMYGTDAPTVRKLAIKVLSQTASSSACERNWSTFALIHTKQRNKLAHSSLEKLVYCYYNMKLQIRDKEAEIDHVDRGDPLDVFDIVGEDDDTEGNQLFQWIRPLHLDDDEGNPAPRVAEEARNEGINVERVLEEEVGSSSADSFEELLQPRPSNTGIPPFSNPTQPQHRADTNDSSSTRSGDSPTTGGGNDEGHSGAGGSGGGYGNYYGPPPPGYMSPFTGEANFTHATQDDDHGSRRAGPGIGAIGKDYTRRERGKKILSSQEDDSLSRTSDSVGLGSSNYGYPHNQPFPYPSYPIPVGMESSDSWNQSQPQSSNDFSYGQPQPISDPYGWHINNYMQNYFGDLSFDNYSSQYTHSTHRDDEDSDKFEPHRNSMWF, from the exons atggtggaaagtatagtgcttgatcatgctttttggagtcaaacagaacatgtgtgtcaagtgtttgaacctctttacaaagttttacggatcgttgacacagaagtgtatcctactatgggggctgtatatgagttgatgcgtgtagtgaaggatgaattggaaagaaaacatggtgcaaggtgggtcgtaaaaataattgaagaccgatggtataaaacattataccacgatttgcatgcagcag catattatttgaatccccgataccaatatagacccggtgttggagatgatggtaaccttatacgtgctgtacataatgtatacaataaattagaccctgcatcaccagcagttggccaatttggaaatgag ctaacatggtttaaagatgcaagaagaacatttggagaaccaacatcagttgctgctcgaacaaatatgtctccta ctgaatggtggatcatgtatgggaccgatgcaccaactgtgagaaagttagcaataaaagtattatcacaaacggcttcctcatctgcttgtgaaagaaattggagcacctTTGCACTCatccacacaaagcaaagaaataagttggctcatagtagcttggaaaaattagtttattgctactacaacatgaagcttcaaattcgagataaggaagcagaaatcgatcatgtcgaccgtggtgacccactagatgtgtttgatattgttggtgaagatgatgatacggagggtaaccaactttttcaatggattagacctcttcatttagatgatgatgaaggcaacccagctcccagagttgctgaagaagcacgtaatgaagggataaatgtagaaagagtattagaggaggaggtgggatctagcagcgctgactctttcgaAGAACTTTTGCAGCCAAGACCAagcaacactggaattccacctttttccaatcctacacaaccacaacatcgtgctgatactaatgatagctctagtacaagatcaggagactcacctaccaccggaggtgggaatgatgaaggacatagtggagctggaggtagtggtggtggatatggaaactattatggaccaccacctcccggatatatgagccccttcactggtgaggcaaacttcacgcatgcaacccaggatgatgaccatggcagtaggcgggcaggaccaggaattggtgccatagggaaggactatactcgcagagaaagaggcaaaaagattttgtcaagtcaagaagatgactcgttatctagaacttcagactctgttggattgggaagtagtaactatggttatcctcataaccaaccatttccctacccttcatatcccattcctgttgggatggaatcgagcgactcatggaatcaatcccagcctcaatcttcaaatgatttttcttatggacaacctcaaccaatctcggatccatatgggtggcatattaacaattacatgcaaaactattttggggatttatcatttgataactactcttcacaatacactcattctacacatagagatgatgaagatagtgacaaatttgaacctcataggaactctatgtggttctaa
- the LOC114820949 gene encoding glycosyltransferase BC10-like: MMNKHQQHYPPPSFPKQFLNAQIHLHKIVSSFLIFAFGLALGASLSIHLKDFPFQLYSTQNKYSHLATNNLTFSSPPPPQSLNIPTNNLTSSSPPPPQSLNIPTNQTKANTSAARPAPPIGLKEYTKSPNILHEMDDDELLWRASLVPRQRVLPFKRTPKVAFMFLTRGSLAMAPLWEMVFKGHEGLYSIYVHANPDFNDPMPENSVFYGRRVPSKIVTWGQPNMVQAERRLLANALLDFSNQRFVLLSESCIPLFNFSIVYNYLMDSKQTFVDAYDLPGPVGRDRYRHEMRPRIILDQWRKGSQWFQVDREIATGIVSDEKYFPLFTRYCIPPCYADEHYLPTYVSIKFWKKNSNRTLTWVDWSRGGPHPSKFMRTDVTIDFLKKLRHGSNCEYNGKPTNICYLFARKFMLHSLDRLLRFAPKIMRFN; this comes from the exons atgatgaataaGCATCAGCAACACTACCCACCACCTTCATTTCCAAAGCAATTCCTCAATGCCCAAATCCACCTCCATAAAATCGTCTCAAGTTTTCTAATCTTTGCTTTCGGTTTAGCACTAGGCGCTTCCCTCAGCATCCACCTCAAAGATTTCCCCTTCCAACTTTATTCAACACAAAACAAATACTCTCATTTGGCAACAAATAATCTAACATTTTCTTCTCCACCACCTCCACAATCTCTCAATATCCCAACAAATAATCTAACATCTTcttctccaccaccaccacaatctCTCAATATcccaacaaatcaaacaaaagCCAATACCTCCGCCGCCAGACCGGCACCACCAATAGGGTTGAAAGAATACACTAAGTCGCCGAATATTTTGCATGAAATGGACGACGATGAGCTGTTGTGGAGAGCTTCTCTGGTGCCGCGACAGCGGGTTTTGCCATTTAAACGGACTCCGAAAGTTGCATTCATGTTTCTGACGAGAGGGAGCCTGGCAATGGCTCCTCTCTGGGAAATGGTCTTCAAAGGACATGAAGGGTTGTACTCCATTTATGTCCATGCCAATCCGGATTTCAATGACCCCATGCCTGAAAACTCGGTTTTTTATGGCAGGAGGGTTCCGAGTAAG ATTGTGACATGGGGTCAACCTAACATGGTGCAAGCAGAGCGTCGCCTATTAGCCAATGCTTTGCTTGACTTCTCCAACCAACGTTTTGTGCTCCTCTCAGAGTCATGCATACCACTCTTTAACTTCAGCATAGTCTACAACTATCTCATGGACTCAAAGCAAACGTTCGTGGACGCCTACGACCTTCCCGGCCCTGTCGGCCGAGACCGGTACAGGCACGAAATGAGGCCTCGTATCATACTTGATCAGTGGCGAAAAGGCTCACAGTGGTTCCAAGTGGACCGTGAGATCGCGACCGGAATCGTTTCGGATGAAAAGTACTTCCCGTTATTCACAAGGTATTGCATACCCCCATGCTACGCTGATGAGCACTACTTGCCCACATACGTAAGCATCAAGTTTTGGAAGAAGAATTCTAACAGGACGTTGACTTGGGTTGACTGGTCGAGGGGTGGGCCCCATCCGTCTAAGTTTATGAGAACAGATGTAACGATTGACTTCTTGAAGAAGTTGAGACATGGAAGCAACTGTGAGTACAATGGGAAGCCAACCAATATTTGCTATTTGTTTGCAAGGAAGTTCATGCTACACTCTTTAGATAGGCTGTTGAGGTTTGCTCCAAAGATCATGAGATTCAACTGA